In 'Nostoc azollae' 0708, the following are encoded in one genomic region:
- a CDS encoding inositol monophosphatase family protein produces the protein MNDFWNTILEFSETTTTRVGQQLMQDFGKVEASQKADGSLVTQADKWADQEIRDAIASNFSGYGILSEESDQTFPNTEWCWVIDPLDGTTNFTRGIPIWSISLGLLYQGMPIFGYVYAPPLNHQSFYGFWPDSSGLTTPTGAFLNHHAIHTSQDTPSGNHFFNLCSRSTGIIQPGFPCKLRMLGVASYNFLTVATGAVLGGIEATPKVWDIAGAWVIVQAAGGSWISLKDEPFPLSPGTDYSDHSFPTMVVSQPELVPVFTPFIEGVKL, from the coding sequence ATGAACGATTTTTGGAACACGATTTTAGAGTTTTCTGAAACTACCACTACTAGAGTGGGACAACAATTGATGCAAGATTTTGGGAAAGTGGAAGCTTCTCAAAAAGCTGATGGGAGTTTAGTAACTCAAGCTGATAAATGGGCTGATCAAGAAATTCGAGATGCGATCGCTTCTAATTTCTCAGGTTACGGTATTTTAAGTGAAGAAAGTGATCAAACTTTTCCCAATACAGAATGGTGTTGGGTAATCGATCCTTTAGATGGAACAACCAACTTTACAAGGGGTATTCCCATTTGGTCGATTTCTCTGGGTTTACTTTATCAAGGAATGCCCATTTTTGGCTATGTTTACGCACCACCATTAAATCATCAGTCCTTTTACGGTTTTTGGCCTGATTCTTCAGGTTTAACAACACCAACGGGAGCATTTTTGAATCATCACGCTATTCATACTAGTCAAGATACTCCCAGCGGAAATCATTTTTTTAACCTCTGTTCTCGCAGTACGGGAATAATTCAACCAGGGTTTCCCTGTAAACTGCGGATGTTGGGAGTTGCTAGTTATAATTTTCTGACAGTAGCGACTGGTGCAGTTTTGGGTGGAATCGAAGCCACACCAAAGGTTTGGGATATTGCAGGTGCTTGGGTAATTGTTCAAGCTGCTGGTGGTAGCTGGATATCTCTGAAAGATGAACCTTTTCCATTATCACCGGGAACAGATTATAGCGATCACTCTTTTCCGACAATGGTTGTTAGTCAACCTGAATTAGTTCCTGTATTTACACCATTTATTGAGGGGGTAAAATTGTAA